From one Brachypodium distachyon strain Bd21 chromosome 4, Brachypodium_distachyon_v3.0, whole genome shotgun sequence genomic stretch:
- the LOC100839148 gene encoding ATPase ASNA1 homolog, with protein sequence MSSAAVVQAGDAPDPTVRNLLEQDSLKWVFVGGKGGVGKTTCSSIVSILLASVRQSVLVISTDPAHNLSDAFQQRFTKFPTLVRGFSNLYAMEIDPKVENDDFSNEGMEGFLSELTNAIPGVDEAMSFAEMLKLVQTMDYSVVVFDTAPTGHTLRLLQFPATLEKGLEKVMSLKNRFGGMLNQASRMFGLGDELNEDAMLGRLEGMKDVIEQVNRQFKDPDLTTFVCVCIPEFLSLYETERLVQELAKFEIDAHNIIINQVIFDEEAVESKLLKARIRMQQKYVEQFHMLYDDFNITKLPLLPEEVCGVQALQNFSTHFLAPYKSALRRGSVEELEERVSTLKSALQEAETELDRVRKGKQVA encoded by the exons ATGTCGTCAGCGGCGGTGGTGCAGGCCGGCGACGCGCCGGACCCGACGGTGCGGAACCTCCTGGAACAGGACTCCCTGAAGTGGGTGTTCGTAGGCGGCAAGGGCGGCGTGGGCAAGACCACCTGCAGCTCAATCGTCTCcatcctcctcgcctccgtcCGCCAGTCCGTGCTCGTCATCTCCACCGACCCCGCTCACAACCTCAGCGACGCCTTCCAGCAACGCTTTACCAAGTTCCCCACCCTCGTCCGcggcttctccaacctctacGCCATG GAAATTGATCCAAAGGTAGAAAATGATGATTTCTCGAATGAAGGAATGGAAGGATTTCTTTCAGAATTGACAAATGCAATTCCAGGAGTTGATGAAGCTATGAGTTTTGCTGAAATGTTGAA ATTAGTCCAAACAATGGATTACTCTGTTGTAGTTTTCGATACTGCTCCGACAGGGCATACTTTACGGTTGCTGCAGTTCCCAGCAACACTGGAGAAGGGTCTAGAGAAAGTGATGTCCTTGAAAAATAGGTTCGGTGGTATGTTGAATCAG GCCAGTCGAATGTTTGGTCTTGGTGATGAACTGAATGAGGATGCAATGCTTGGGAGACTTGAAGGCATGAAGGACGTGATCGAGCAAGTGAACAGACAATTTAAAGATCCA GACTTGACAACCTTTGTTTGTGTTTGTATTCCTGAATTTCTTTCATtgtatgaaacggagagattGGTGCAAGAGTTAGCAAAATTTGAGATTGATGCCCACAATATTATTATCAATCAAGTTATTTTTGATGAGGAAG CTGTTGAGTCAAAACTGCTAAAAGCACGCATAAGGATGCAACAAAAGTATGTTGAACAGTTCCATATGTTATACGACGACTTCAACATAACCAAGTTACCGTTGCTCCCAGAGGAG GTATGTGGTGTTCAGGCTCTACAAAACTTCTCCACGCACTTCCTTGCACCATACAAATCTGCACTGAGGCGGGGCAGCGTGGAGGAACTAGAAGAGAGAGTATCTACGCTGAAGTCAGCGCTGCAAGAAGCTGAGACAGAACTAGATAGAGTTAGGAAAGGAAAGCAGGTAGCATGA